From Haloglomus litoreum, the proteins below share one genomic window:
- a CDS encoding cold-shock protein, with product MATGKVDFFNDTGGYGFIETEDADDDVFVHMDDVEGPDLEEGEELEFDIVETDKGPRAQNPRRV from the coding sequence ATGGCAACTGGCAAAGTTGATTTCTTCAACGACACCGGCGGCTACGGTTTCATCGAGACGGAAGACGCAGACGACGACGTGTTCGTCCACATGGACGACGTCGAGGGTCCGGACCTGGAGGAGGGCGAGGAGCTCGAGTTCGACATCGTCGAGACGGACAAGGGCCCCCGCGCCCAGAACCCGCGCCGCGTCTGA